In Paenibacillus kyungheensis, the following are encoded in one genomic region:
- the thiD gene encoding bifunctional hydroxymethylpyrimidine kinase/phosphomethylpyrimidine kinase: MKKLLTIAGSDCSGGAGIQADLKTFSAYGVFGMSVIVSVVAENTARVISIQNITPEVISDQIDAIYEDIGTDAVKIGMLSDHECMEAVGYKLKQYRPKHIVIDPVMYAKNGSPLMQQDAVGTLIRDILPFADVLTPNIPEAERITGITIESIHDMEEAAKRIADQGVRHVLVKGGHSLGDEATDILYDGQQMYYFTEKRIDTLNTHGTGCTYSSAIAAGLALTDNLHEAVKQAKAYVTTAIRHSLHIGSGPGPTHHFYDLYQHGLQRSDPTKQI, encoded by the coding sequence ATGAAAAAACTACTAACGATTGCTGGTTCTGATTGTAGTGGAGGTGCTGGAATACAGGCGGATCTCAAAACATTTTCAGCGTATGGTGTATTCGGTATGAGTGTGATTGTATCTGTAGTGGCTGAGAATACAGCGCGTGTCATAAGTATTCAGAATATCACCCCAGAAGTAATCAGTGATCAGATCGATGCAATCTATGAAGATATAGGAACAGATGCTGTCAAGATTGGTATGTTATCCGATCATGAATGTATGGAAGCTGTTGGTTATAAGCTGAAGCAGTATCGTCCGAAGCATATTGTGATCGATCCTGTGATGTATGCCAAAAATGGAAGCCCACTCATGCAACAAGATGCTGTAGGTACATTGATTCGAGATATTTTACCATTTGCGGATGTACTGACGCCTAATATTCCAGAAGCAGAGCGGATCACTGGGATAACGATTGAATCGATACATGATATGGAAGAAGCCGCTAAGCGAATAGCCGATCAAGGTGTCCGTCATGTTCTTGTTAAAGGTGGACATTCACTTGGCGATGAAGCCACAGATATACTGTATGATGGTCAGCAGATGTATTACTTTACAGAAAAACGAATAGACACTTTGAATACGCATGGTACAGGATGTACGTATTCTTCTGCTATTGCAGCAGGGCTTGCCTTAACTGATAATTTGCACGAAGCGGTGAAGCAGGCCAAAGCTTATGTAACGACAGCGATTCGTCATTCACTTCATATAGGTTCAGGTCCGGGACCTACACATCATTTTTATGATTTGTATCAACATGGACTACAGCGGAGTGATCCCACCAAGCAGATTTGA
- the bcmE gene encoding thiamine pyridinylase: protein MRNSTACQKGFLVFISFLLMFGIMPNASYSYAAATDQPTVINVALYDYVPDPERFQQAVVKNWAEVEPNVRLNFVKWDGYEADPDANVDVFVFDAIFLSHFVDKGYLKAIPQNQIQDRQDIIDFAMEGCTVNGAAYCIPQIVCTNLLFYREDDTALASVRSVPDLYRILGERQSTGVIPDNNEGLLIDMSGGTTKAAMYLDALLDTRQQYTDYTVLPDPNTLNSKAFKSLKQLQKMGGKDQIEYWPDNNDAYIRADWFRSGIGRAFIGYTEAMSSMGDYADDVNFKTISMSSKTDIPVFYGDMVGVNSAITDPAKQDIAIKLANVITASQTMVDAISPNEAKVYPQYLLPARHSIYEKMQQQFPIYSQLIPIATHPDNKIFKMGPDARNWIEQAKVTITDRLATVAVQ, encoded by the coding sequence ATGAGGAATAGTACAGCTTGTCAAAAAGGGTTTTTGGTATTTATTTCGTTTTTGCTGATGTTTGGTATTATGCCGAATGCGAGTTACAGCTATGCAGCAGCAACCGATCAACCGACAGTCATCAATGTAGCTTTATACGATTATGTTCCTGATCCCGAGCGTTTTCAGCAAGCGGTCGTAAAAAATTGGGCAGAAGTTGAACCCAATGTACGCTTGAATTTTGTTAAATGGGATGGATATGAAGCCGATCCAGATGCGAATGTAGATGTGTTTGTATTTGATGCGATCTTTTTATCCCATTTTGTAGACAAAGGATACTTGAAAGCGATACCACAGAATCAAATTCAAGATCGCCAAGATATTATTGATTTTGCAATGGAAGGATGCACAGTAAATGGAGCAGCCTACTGTATTCCACAAATTGTGTGTACTAATTTATTATTTTATCGGGAAGATGATACAGCCCTTGCCTCTGTCCGTAGTGTACCGGACTTATATCGCATTTTAGGTGAACGACAATCAACAGGCGTTATTCCTGACAATAACGAAGGATTGCTGATCGACATGTCTGGTGGTACTACCAAAGCAGCCATGTATCTGGATGCGTTGTTAGACACCCGTCAACAATATACGGATTATACTGTTTTGCCTGATCCTAATACGTTAAATTCAAAAGCATTTAAAAGTCTAAAACAATTACAAAAAATGGGCGGTAAAGATCAGATTGAGTACTGGCCTGACAACAACGATGCTTATATCCGAGCAGATTGGTTCCGTAGTGGTATAGGTCGTGCATTTATTGGATATACCGAAGCGATGTCCAGTATGGGTGATTATGCAGATGATGTGAATTTTAAAACCATCTCAATGTCGAGTAAAACAGATATTCCTGTTTTTTATGGAGATATGGTTGGTGTGAATTCGGCAATTACAGATCCTGCTAAGCAAGATATTGCGATCAAATTAGCAAATGTGATTACAGCGAGTCAAACGATGGTAGATGCTATTTCTCCAAATGAAGCTAAAGTGTATCCTCAATATTTGTTACCTGCAAGACATAGTATATACGAAAAAATGCAGCAACAATTCCCGATTTATAGCCAATTGATCCCGATTGCTACTCATCCCGATAATAAAATATTCAAAATGGGACCGGATGCAAGAAATTGGATCGAACAAGCTAAAGTAACGATTACAGATCGATTAGCAACTGTAGCTGTTCAGTAA